From Procambarus clarkii isolate CNS0578487 chromosome 14, FALCON_Pclarkii_2.0, whole genome shotgun sequence:
atatatatatatatatatatatatatgtatatatatatatatatatatatatatatatatatatatatatatatatataaatatatataaatatatatatatatacatatactcgcGCGCTCCCTGCAGCAGCTTACACTGAACGGTGGGAGTGTTTTGAACCATTgagtagaataataataataataataataataataataataataataataataattaaggtAGGAGCACACACATTCAGTTTATTTGCGTTAGATTAAAATATAGGGATGGCGGGTATACAGTTATAcatttatgttgttgttgttgttaggttTTCTCGAAATAAAGAaggaggtgtgtgtatgtgttgctcTCGCCACCTCTGCTCTCATAGTTACCTGTCAGCCCACCTTAACAGTCACAAGTGGTCTCCTCTTCTGAGTTACAGGAGTTCAACACCTGGTGGGTGGGAGCGGTGGCTCGAACATCTGTTCTTGTATACTTGTCTCATTCAGTCAAGTCAGTAAGTATTTAATGAAAGTGGGAATCATTTCTTGTGGGAACATTTCttctttagtttaaagttttacatcttAAAAAGAAAATAATACAATCATCAAGGCCATCTATATGTTGTCTCAGTCAGCCAAGTCAGTAGGTGTTTACTGAATGTGGGAATAATTTCTTGTCTGTACATTTCCAGTTTAGTTTGTACTTTTTCATCtttaaataataatacaataatcaTGACTGTCTATATGTTGTCACAGGCAGCCAAGTCAGTAGGTGTTTATTGAATGTGGGAATTATTTCTTGTGGCAACATATACAGTTAAttaaaagtttttcatcttaaaaGTATATAATAATACGATCATCAAGACCATCTATATGTTTTCTCAGTCAACCAAGTAGCAGattagtaagtgtttactgaatgtgaTATTTATTTCGTGTGTGTACATATTTTTAGCTTAGTTTAAAGTTATACATCTTTAAACTCAGTAAGTCAATCAGTAAGAGTGGACTGAAGACTGTAACATTCCTTGTAAGATAGGATGACTGTTTAGTTCTCAGTCAGACTCGATGAAATAGCATTTACCATCACTCAGTAAGTCAGTAAGGCagtcaaacagcaacagtggACTGTACTTTAACATGTAACATGGTATATGAGATAAAACGTCTTTTTAGTTAAAGGTTCTCAGTCAGACTCCTTGAAATAGCATTTACCAGCACTCAGTAAGTCCGTAAGGCAGTCAAACAGCAACAGCGGACTGAAGACTGTAAACGTGCTATGTGAGATAGGATAACTTTTATTTAAAGGTTGTGTAAATATTCAGTAAACTCTTACTGACTTGGCTGACTGAGACAACATACAAACGGACTAGACTGGTTTACTTTAAAATGGTATTTGGTCGAATAGATTATTAAGAGTGATAAATATTCTGTTTCATTGTAGGGAACATAAACTCACACATTGGGTTGATGTAGTCTAACCCCTTAATGTCACTGTTAACACGTGAGGGCAGCTAGGAGAGACAACCCGCTGATTAGACGATGATGGCAAAGCCAGGACGCCGGGCGCTAATGAGACAAATGTCACACACGGCGCTAAACGCCTCAAGGTTGTCTTGCCCATCATCATCGGGGTCAAGGTCTGACGGTCTGAAACTAACTGTCTAGGAGAGAACATATACGGTCTTGATTATCATATTATTAACCTTTAAAAATGGAAAAACTTAAAAAAATCTTGATGGTAAAAGCTAATTAAAGAGCGCTAAATATCTGTTTAATTCGCTCTACCACTAAGATGATGGAAACGCTCATAAATTCTTTTCACTTAGCTAGAGTTTTCTAAAGCACAAACATGGCTGGATATAATGCTCTAGGCCTCCAGGCCCCATTAGAACACTATACGGCTGCTGTTAGTGAGgcttttcctaaagtattttctcctcgattggtagaatcaacatttgcaagcagacaaacggtgggtgtattacctgtgaattcttgagtgaataataagtttacagacacctttctggaattcatcataaagggagtgaatggtcagctggtggacttATCATTTATTGCTTCGGAGTTGTTTATTGGTCTTACTGAAGAAGACGGAACAACGCCTTTAGTAGATGCAAAAAACATCTCACTAGTGAAAGAATTGTCGCAAACTTTATTCAAACccactattgtgtatttaaacgaaacataAAGCTGCTATCTACGATTTCAGGGTGTAAGGCTAcgcgctatgataaactgtctcAGTTTTTTAAATCGTGTTGATCCTATCATAATTGAAGCCGGCTATTTCACTAATGCGTCAGCCGGAGAGAAGCAGCGGATTGACAGATATTAAAACAAGCGGTGTAAATATCTGCTTCAAATAATTATTGGATATTACATTGGTTAGTGAATGCATTTTTTGATAATGTAGTCATTAGAGTCCACCTTGAACTACAAACAGATAAACAGCTTGAACTCAGTGATAATGAACAAGCTAATTTTAAATAtgatatcaagtctacacgtctatgatTTTTcacgttatgttacattgtgtgtgtgtactcacctagttgtgcttgcaggggttgagctctggctctttggtcccgcctctcaactgtcaatcaacaggtgtacaggttcctgagcctattgggctctatcatatctacacttgaaactgtgtatggagttagcctccaccacatcacttcctaatgcattccatttgtcaaccactctgacactaaaaaaggtctttctaatatctctgtggctcatttgggcactcagtttccacctgtgtcccctagtgcgggtgtcccttgtgttaaacagcctgtctttatcaaccctgtcgattcccttgggaatcttgaatgtggtgatcatgtcccccctaactcttctgtcttccaacgaagtgaggtttaattcccgtagtctctcctcgtagctcatacctctcagctcgggtactagtctggtggcaaacctttgaaccttttccattttagtctcatGCTTGAcctgatatggactccatgctggtgccgcatactccaagattggtctgacatatgtggtaaataATGTTCtggaagattccttacacaagtttctaaaggccgttcttatgtaagccaacctggcatatgctgctgctgttatcctcttgatatgagcttcaggggacaggtctggtgtgatatcaacccccaggtctttctctctctcggactcttgaagtatttcatctcccaagtgataccttgtatctggtctcctgcttcctacccctatcttcattacattacatttgcttggattaaactcgaacagccatttgttcgaccattcctgcagcttgtccaggtcttcttgaccactttcaagattctcaagggaattgataaggtagataaagacaggctatttaacaaaaggggcacacgcactaggggacacaagtggaaactgagtgaccaaatgagccacggagatattagaaagaacttctttagtgtcagagtggttgacaaatggaacacattaggaagtgatgtggtggaggctgactccatacacagtttcaagtgtaaatatgatagagcccaataggctcaaaaacctgtatacctgttgattgacggttgagaggcgggacccaaaagCCAGAGATCAACTCCCgcaaagcacaattaggtgagtacaattaggtgagtactcacacacacacacacacacacacacacacacacacacacacacacacacacacagttttaggggcctcgtagcctggtggatagcgcgcaggattcgtaattctgtggcgcgggttcgattcccgcacgaggcagaaacaaatgggcaaagtttctttcaccctgaatgcccctgttacctagcagtaaataggtacctgggagttagtcagctgtcacgggctgcttcctggggtgtgtgtgtgtgtggtgtggggaaaaaaaatagtaaaaaagtaataaagtagttagtaaacagttgattgacagttgagaggcgggccgaaagagcaaagctcaacccccgcaaacacaactaggtgaaaacacacacaaacactcatcaGAGCAGaggaagataccagaatgccaggaatgaatatgtcacgatgagaagagaggcagaaagacaatacgaaaatgacatcgcaagcaaggcaaagactcagcctaaattcctgcatagccacatcaggagaaaaacaacagtaaaggaactggttatgaaattaaggataggggcagaaggattcactacaaacgacaaggaagtgtgtgaggaactgaataagaaattccttagagaccttagagcaaggagaatttCCAGAGATTAGAATAGCTTATttcagagagggaatagctaaccaggaactactgtaagagtttgagattaccagcggagaAGTGAGGAAGTGTTTacgagagttggatgtgacaaaggctataggcctagatggaatcttcccttggatactaaaggaaggagcagaagaactgtgcctaccactctccatagtgtataacaaatcactggcaacaggggaactgccagaaatttggaaagcagctaacgtagtcccgataaacAAGAAAGGGGatcgacaggaggcactgaactacaggccagtgtctctaacctgcataccatgcaagatgatggagaagattgtgtaaagaaagctagtggagcatctagagcgaaagaactttgtaacacagcatcaacaaaggttaccttgaggttaccttgaggtgcttccggggcttagcgtccccgcggcccggtcgtcgaccaggcctcctggttgccggactgatcaaccaggctgttggacgcggctgctcgcaacctagcagtaaaataggttgttacctagcaataaaataggtacctgggtgttagtcagcagtcacgggctgcttccagggggtggaggcctggtcgaggaccgggccgcggggacactaaagccccgaaatcatctcaagataaccattgagcctgacgtatgagccacagcctggttgatcagatggcaggtcctgcctcacagggatacttgaattctacgacctggcaacaaaaataaggcaagaaagagaagtgtgggcagactgcatatttttggattgtcagaaagcctttgatacagtgccacacaagaggctagtgcgaaagttggagatgcagactggagtgaaagggaaggtactccattggataaaggaacacctaagcaacaggaggcaacgagtcagtgtgaggggtgaggtctcagattggcaagacgttacgagtggagtcccgcagggatcagtccttggacctatgctgtttctgatatatgtaaatgatctcccagagggtatagaatcgtttctctcaatgtttgccgatgatgcaaaaattatgaggaggattgaaactgaggatgaaagtaggaggctacaagataacctagacagagtgaatggtccaacaaatagctattgaagttcaacccgagtaaatgtaaagtaaggaaactaggcagtagaaacaagaggccagacacaggatacagaataggaaatgaagtacttcatgtaacagacagagagaaagatctaggagttgatatcacaccaaacctgtctcttgaagcccacataaaaagaataacgtctgcggcatatgcgaggctggctaacatcagaagagcgttcaggaacctgtgtaaggaatcattcagaatcttgtacaccacacatgtatgaccaatcttggagtatacggccccagcatggagcccgtaccttgtcaagcacaagacgaaactggaaaaagtccaaaggtatgccactagactagtcccagaactgagaggcatgagttacgaggaaaggctgcgggaaatgcaccttacgacactggaagacagaagagtaaggagagacatgatcacaacctacaaaatcctcagggggaatcgaccgggtaaacaaggataaactattcaacactggtgggacgcgaacaaggggacacaggtggaatctgagtacccacatgagccacagagacgttagaaggaacattttcagtgtcagagtagttaacggatggaatgcattaggcagtgatgtggtggaggctgactccatacacagtttcaaatgtagatatgatagagcccagtaggctcaggaatctttacaccagttaattgacagttgagaggtgggaccaaagagccaaagctcaacccctgcaagaacaaataggtgagtacaccatagCCGGTGGAGTTGGCGAGGTGAGTGAGGCCCAATAGCGGAAAGTTGGTTTTTCTGCTAACAGTTAGAGGCAGTTTGGGGAACTCTTGAGCAACTTCCAAAATGTTGACGTGTCCGGGACACTTCTCGCAACATTTGGCGTAACAGTTTGGTCACTGTAGCGTCCAGAAGTTACAGTGTTGTGAAGTTTAGTCACTGTAGCGTCCAGAAGTTACAGTGTTGTAAAGTTGATCACTGTTGCGTCCAAAAGTTACAGTGTTGTGAAGTTTAGTCACTGTAGCGTCCAGAAGTTACAGTGTTGTGAAGTTTGGTCACTGTAGCGTCCAGAAGTTACAGTGTTGTGAAGTTTGGTCACTGCTGCGTCCACAAGTTACAATGTTGTGAAGTTTGGGCACTGTAGCGTCCAGAAGTTACAGTGTTGTGAAGTTTGGTCACTGATGCGTCTAGAAGTTACAGTGCTGTTAAGTTTTGTCACTGTAGCGTCCAGAAGTTAGTGTTGTGAAGTTTGGTCACTGTAGCGTCCAGAAGTTACAGTGTTGTGAAGTTTGGTCACTGTAGCGTCCAGAAGTTACAGTGTTGTGAAGTTTGGTCACTGTAGCGTCCAGAAGATACAGTGTTGTGAAGTTTGGTCACTGTAGCGTCCAGAAGTTACAGTGTTGTGAAGTTTGGTCACTGTAACGTCCAGAAGTTACAGTGTTGTGAAGTTTGGTCACTGTAGCGTCCAGAAGTTACAGTGTTGTGACGTTTGGTCACTGTAGCGTCCAGAAGTTACAGTGTTGTGAAGTTTGGTCACTGTAGCGTCCAGAAGTTACAGTGTTGTGATGTTTGGTCACTGTAGCGTCCAGAAGTTACAGTGTTGTGAAGTTTGGTCACTGTAACGTCCAGAAGTTACAGTGTTGTGAAGTTTGATCACTGTTGCGTCCAGAAGTTACAGTGTTGTGAAGTTTGATCACTGTTGCGTCCAGAAGTTACAGTGTTGTGAAGTTTGATCACTGTTGCGTCCAGAAGTTACAGTGTTGTGAAGTTTGATCACTGTTGCGTCCAGAAGTTACAGTGTTGTGAAGTTTGGTCACTGTAGCGTCCAAAAGTTACAGTGTTGTGAAGTTTGATCACTGTTGCGTCCAGAAGTTACAGTGTTGTGAAGTTTGATCACTGTTGCGTCCAGAAGTTACAGTGTTGTGAAGTTTGGTCACTGTTGCGTCCAGAAGTTTGCATAAAAGTTATGATTTTGAGGAGAAAGTTTGACAAAGCCGTAGACATATACTAATGTATATTATTAACGATCAACTACATTGTTCTGTGTTATACAAATTACTTACATGAAGCCCATTTTTTACTACAAATAATTAGTTGCATTTGCTGGTGTAGTTAGTTAACTGGTAGTAATTATCAGAAGGTCATCGGTCAACTTTATTGCACTATTAAAATCATTAGCAGATCAAGTTGCCAAATAAACTTAAATTGTTTGCTTTTATGAGTTAAAACAGTGTTCGTTTAATTAAAATCTAATGACCTTTGATGACATTCTCGTTAATTAGTTAGCTGTTGactatttattaattattattattattattattattattgtaagttTTATGCATTTTCATTTATTTTATGCcttatttgtttttaatttatcaaaattatattaataataattaatacaaataacgGAAAAAAATTCAAGTCTCCGATGAACTTTGTTTTAGAGTTTGAATGTTGGTTATACAATTAGTCAGTATAGTTACCTCCAGCAgtggtcgccccatgtctcttacctccgtgttgagtgctctaaggcccctaAACTACTTAAGGTTttttcccatacttcttggggagcggataggcgcacgcttctctatttgcattcctctctcgtcctgtctaagctcgattatggttgccctgcttactcgtctgcttctcctcctactcttcgccgtcttgatcctttgcaccatacagggttgcgcctcagctctggtgcttttcgttcaactcccgccctcagcttgtttgctgacactggctttctgtctctccaggatcgccgtgatcgctacagtcttcgctatcttgcgcgatccttccagtatcctcactctcgcctctatcgtgctttgacttttacccctcctgtagttcctgttcctcttcaccaccttcctctttctgtacgTTTGTCTCgtgtacaagattctctttcggttcgtcttactaatgtttctcctcgtattgttccctccttgcccccgtggagggtccccccttcccaaattttgtacttctctgacccgcatcactaaagcttttacccctcctacagttctgaaacgccttttccttgagcacttttcttctcactcccactccgttcccatcttcaccgacgggtcGAAGTCtactgacggtgtgggctactctgttgtttttcctgaccacacttatatctgtcgccttcctccggaggctagcatcttcacagcagaactctatgctattctctatgttcttcgtCTCCTATTTTCCCGGGGGCAATCCTCCTTCGTAGTattagttgattctcgtagttcCCTCATGCCTtaggggtcctttaatccagtccaccctgtggtcatcgagattcaacattggctgtttcttatctccagtaaatttaagtcggttgcgttttgctgggttcccagccatattggtgtctctttaaatgagcgtgcggatgctgccgctaaggacgctatccgcacttgtcccatctcccatgaaggtgttccttattctgacttttacccagttattcatgcctccatccttgcccggtggcagagttgttggtcacCTGTTCTTGGTaataaactgcgtactcttaagagttgtgtgtcccagtggccttcctccagCCACCattaccggcggtgggaaacggctctggctaggttacgtattggccatacccgtttaactcacggtcacttaatggagcgccgccctgctccttattgtccgaattgcattgtccctcttacggtcgtacatatccttgttgaatgtcctgacttccaggacgagcgtgtgtcttgttttccgactgtcccccgcggtcgcttgtccctcgatagaattcttggcgactcggttACTTTTGATATcggtcgccttatgcgtttttgttctcgtattggcgtccttggtgatatttagcgccctctgattatcccgcacatttgatggtgctacatagccttcccggtttggtgccttctattgataattacttacctccagaagtggggggggggggtgttggtagtTATTCAACACCATTTTGTGTGTTATTTGTCATTCATTGACAAAATGTTTGAGTTGTTGCAGTGGCTATCACTTAAGCGCCAATCTGGAGACAGCTaggaactttttttttaatttttgcaaTTTGTGGATGAAGTAGCGGTCAATATTGCTTTCTTCGTGCAAAGAACGTTTAGTTTCTTGTCCCCAGTTCACAACTCTTGATTATTTTCTCCTGGGAAAGCTGTAATAAAGTCTGAGGAAGCTGTAAGTAGGCCTGAGGAAGCTGTAATTAAGCCTGGGGAAGCTTAATGAAGCCTGACGAAGCTGTAATTATGCTTGATGAAGCTGTAATTAAGCTTATGAAAGCTCTAAATAAGTCTGTCGAAGCAGTAGTTAAGCCTGTGTAAGCTGTCATGAGTCCTGAGGAAGCTATAATAATGCCTGAGGAAACTATAATAAAGCCTGAGAAAGCTATAATAAAGCTTTAGGAAGCTATAATAAAGCCCGAGGAAGCTATAGTAAAGCCTGAGGAAGCTATAATAAAGCATGAGGAAGCTATAATAACGCCTGAGGAAGCTATAATAAAGCCTGAGGAAGCTATAATAAAGCCTGAGGAAGCTATAATAAAGACTGATGAAGCTATAATAAAGCCTGAATAAGCTATAATAAAGCCTGAGGAAGCTATAATAATGCCTGAGGGAGCTATAATAAAGCCTGAATAAGCTATAATAAAGCCTTAGGAAGCTATAATAAAGCCTGATGAAGCTATAATAAAGACTGATGAAGCTATAATAAAGCCAGAGGAAGCTATAATAAAGCCTGATGAAGCCATAATAAAGCCTGATGAAGCTATAATAAAGCCTGATGAAGCTATAATAAAGCCTCAGGAAGCTATAATAAAACCTGAGGAAGCTATAATAATGCTAGAGAAAGCTATAATAAAGCCTGAGGAAGCTATAATAAAGCCTGAGGAAGCTATAATAAAGCCTGAGGAAGCTATAATAAAGACTGATGAAGCTATAATAAAGCCAGAGGAAGCTATAATAACGCCTGAGGAAGCTATAATAAAGCCTGAGGAAGCTGTAATAATGCCTGAGGGAGCTATAATAAAGCCTGAATAAGCTATAATAAAGCCTGAGGAAGCTATAATAATGCCTGAGGGAGCTATAATAAAGCCTGAATAAGCTATAATAAAGCCTTAGGAAGCTATAATAAAGCCTGATGAAGCTATAATAAAGACTGATGAAGCTATAATAAAGCCAGAGGAAGCTATAATAAAGCCTGATGAAGCCATAATAAAGCCTGATGAAGCTAAAATAAAGCCTGATGAAGCTATAATAAAGCCTCAGGAAGCTATAATAAAACCTGAGAAAGCTATAATAATGCTAGAGAAAGCTATAATAAAGCCTGAGGAAGCTATAATAAGGCCTGATGAAACTATAATGAAGCCTGATAAAGCTATAATAAAGCCTGAGGAAGCTATAATAAGGCCTGATGAAACTATAATGAAGCCTGATAAAGCCTGATGAAGCTATAATAAAGCCTGAGGAAGCTATAATAAGACCTGATGAAGCTATAATGAAGCCTGATAAAGCTATAATAAAGCCTGAGGAAGGTAAAATAAAGCCTAAGGAAGCTGTAATGAAACGTAGTTTGGAGTATGATGTTTGCTCCTTTATTTATACAAAATCGCATGTTACATAATCAGAAGTTCTTATAAAGATGCCTTCATAGTCGCCTAGTAAAGATTTTTACAAAGATCTTTGTACTGACTCTGAACACTGAAGTTGGCCTATTGTTGTCAACTGATACATTTCATGCTAAGTTTCAAAATGTATATttattttgagagagagagagagagagagagagagagagagagagagagagagagagagagagagagagagagagagagagagagagagagagagagagagagagagagagagacagacagacagactgacgaaAGTAATATTATAATTCTCTGTTTAACTTATCAACAGTTTATCatttgccccccccctccccccagcaacCACTCACAAACATGTCCTTTAGATGAGTCTTTAATGTTACTAAACAACATATACAACATGAAAGGCTGGGCTGTAGCTCAGATCAAAGAAATCACTGTGTTGCATCACACGCTTGACCTGAGAACTCCGAGGGAAGGGCAACTGGTGTGGGATTTAGATTTCCCTCAAATGAGTGCATTGCTTCCGGATATTTTATGTTTACAACAATATTAATGAAGTTTTATACGTTTTATCATAGAAAAAGTTTTGTAATTTGATACATAATGTTAAACTGGGCATTTATAATGTTAATATTAGTTGCATTGTAAGTGGTAGTTTTAATAACCGgtttacttaaaaaaaaataggTATCATTAATTGTGTGTGTAACGTTTGACTGAATGCAAAGCTACATTTGTTCAATAGTAAATTCGATGACCGCCTTTAAGGATTCGAACCAAGACCGCCAGGTTGGAACCCCCAGTCTCATGTTCAGTCTTTCatcatggaactcactccctactgaattgaaaagctgtccaacttttacatcattcaaaatcaatactaaaaagtacctaatttcatcttcatagtttttcactttttgccttaaaattgcactgtatcaattgctacccaatctcccaacctttatgttcccaatttgaacatctttaccattgtgatcattgctgttttcttatatgtgctgccaatctgttgtatggtgtttataaatcttgtttatctgtatcttttgctacccagtctcccaatctttatgtacccaatctgaacatctttaccattgtgatcattgctgtcttatatgtgctgtcaatctgctgtatggtgtctattaatcttgtttaaattactagtcaagctgtcaatgtaatcaatcagagctttaatataacaatgtgctttaatatacttacttatctctctcatctcatttttctcttgtaatgtatctttatcatttatcaattctgattgaaattacctacttaaaattatctgctagattaaggacctgcccgaaacgctgtgcgtactagtggctttacaagaatgtaaatactgtactatccaatgtattctcacaaacccaatgtaccttcttgtatatatataaataaataaataaataaataaataaataaatttgcatTATAGTGTTTGAAGGTCGTGAGAGCAACAATGAAACTGAAGACTTATTTGT
This genomic window contains:
- the LOC138364760 gene encoding golgin subfamily A member 6-like protein 7, with the translated sequence MAGYNALGLQAPLEHYTAAVSEAFPKVFSPRLVESTFASRQTEAIIKPDEAIIKTDEAIIKPEEAIIKPDEAIIKPDEAIIKPDEAIIKPQEAIIKPEEAIIMLEKAIIKPEEAIIKPEEAIIKPEEAIIKTDEAIIKPEEAIITPEEAIIKPEEAEAIIKPDEAIIKTDEAIIKPEEAIIKPDEAIIKPDEAKIKPDEAIIKPQEAIIKPEKAIIMLEKAIIKPEEAIIRPDETIMKPDKAIIKPEEAIIRPDETIMKPDKA